Proteins encoded together in one Thermomonospora curvata DSM 43183 window:
- a CDS encoding DUF397 domain-containing protein — protein MLKTYNGMPATELRGARWHKSRRSNSQGNCVEMAELPGGAVAMRNSRYPEGPALIYTRPEIRALILGAKEGDFDPLIAAN, from the coding sequence ATGCTCAAGACCTACAACGGAATGCCCGCCACCGAGCTCCGCGGGGCCCGGTGGCACAAGTCCCGGCGCAGCAACTCCCAGGGCAACTGCGTTGAGATGGCCGAACTCCCCGGAGGGGCCGTGGCGATGCGCAACAGCCGGTACCCCGAGGGACCGGCGCTCATCTACACCCGGCCGGAGATCAGGGCGCTCATCCTCGGTGCCAAGGAGGGCGACTTCGATCCCCTGATCGCCGCCAACTAG